A single region of the Candidatus Wallbacteria bacterium genome encodes:
- a CDS encoding ketopantoate reductase C-terminal domain-containing protein encodes MAVNAFAIVGAGSLGTAISQLMPNSVLIGRCEEPPLYKGRSIKNFTRKPEIMRNSYTVLFCVKAYDQYQTLLEYRRYLNKNQNIILISNGFYQRYFAKRLLGDLPNVWAGFTTMAAHKTGNSVKLIDKGKFYLAPLSDYPQLLPRFTNLIIFLCDYSLMSWQKGIANSLINPLATLFEVKNGDLVQNQPLYNIFGDLYNEICSLKFLKRYPDRDELEGMLWGTADNYCSTLQDFKSGKPCELPYITGYLLKQVRKNNCSLPLLSAIYDLVLEKFKNRKKDN; translated from the coding sequence ATGGCAGTTAACGCCTTTGCCATTGTCGGAGCAGGCTCGTTAGGCACGGCCATTTCTCAACTGATGCCGAATTCCGTATTAATCGGCAGATGTGAAGAACCGCCTCTCTATAAAGGCAGATCGATTAAAAATTTTACCCGCAAGCCTGAAATAATGCGCAATTCATATACAGTGCTGTTCTGCGTCAAAGCTTACGACCAGTATCAGACGCTGCTTGAATACCGCAGGTATCTCAACAAAAATCAGAACATCATCCTGATCTCCAACGGATTCTACCAGAGATATTTCGCAAAAAGGCTGCTTGGCGATCTGCCGAATGTCTGGGCTGGATTCACTACCATGGCTGCCCACAAAACCGGAAACAGTGTCAAGCTCATCGACAAGGGTAAATTCTACCTGGCCCCGCTCTCAGATTATCCGCAGCTTCTGCCCAGATTCACGAATCTGATAATTTTCCTGTGTGATTACAGCCTGATGTCATGGCAGAAAGGCATTGCCAACAGCCTGATCAATCCGCTCGCCACACTGTTCGAGGTAAAAAACGGCGATCTGGTCCAGAATCAGCCCCTCTATAACATTTTCGGGGATTTGTATAATGAAATCTGCTCGCTGAAGTTCCTGAAGCGCTACCCGGACAGAGATGAACTTGAGGGAATGCTCTGGGGAACAGCCGACAACTACTGCTCAACCCTGCAGGATTTTAAATCAGGAAAACCTTGCGAACTGCCCTATATCACAGGTTACCTTCTGAAACAGGTCAGGAAAAACAACTGTTCCCTACCTCTGCTGTCAGCGATCTATGATCTGGTGCTGGAAAAATTCAAAAATCGTAAAAAAGATAATTAA
- a CDS encoding VWA domain-containing protein, translating to MLLFHDLLRGESYFTDSVEIAQQNSILWQFKPGGDDYYRKIRTGEVTLSIAAKIPFTLSSFYEKPYITIFIDKSGSMKEGFLRLQNFFPELLTSLPDCYLKLILFDRLSQATEFQENSKVNFDLSKVKPGGSTRLWDLLYFEAKKQQNLLSPKFFIVLSDGNDQAVLNSPRPYSQFKVEDVISGMNKINCKAILRSFGHDPDRAPLKTIADSTAGIYQEQCSPQEIGDFLRQNLEFFYALRYQDPYQKLSSGKTRNICLSGNYKQKFQISTYKDFQTDRGFLQPIPGRKSDAFSLFISKISTADFPETIIYFQAYYQGQNVLDMQSGDFEFYLKTDADLFRWENPEIPVSLGIFIDTSGSLANEEQLSKTILSQVQSTIQSNVSAEIFTLSESYPFFEKNTQEKLEERSYSGPTPLYDALFNLSMHLNADNQRSRLLVITDGWDEFYEGSHNRFSKKKAVELINLGYSACVKFYTCPIGKDPNLRTLRLIAEGTNGDFFPLGTVPVETLCKPEIFRYFLRFENPFFATEIPAYVDIKIRNVCFNFYFQGVEWQLTPLPLSEQAR from the coding sequence ATGCTTCTTTTTCATGATCTTCTGAGAGGTGAATCTTATTTCACCGATTCTGTGGAGATCGCACAGCAGAATTCAATTTTATGGCAGTTCAAGCCGGGTGGAGATGACTATTACAGAAAAATCCGGACCGGCGAAGTGACTCTTTCCATAGCTGCTAAAATCCCTTTCACACTCAGCAGTTTTTATGAAAAACCATATATCACGATCTTCATAGATAAAAGCGGCAGCATGAAAGAAGGCTTCCTGCGTCTCCAGAATTTTTTCCCTGAACTTCTTACAAGCCTCCCGGACTGCTATCTGAAACTTATCCTGTTTGACAGGTTGTCTCAGGCAACCGAATTTCAGGAAAATTCCAAAGTAAACTTCGATCTTTCAAAAGTGAAGCCTGGTGGTTCCACCAGGCTCTGGGACCTGCTTTATTTCGAAGCGAAAAAGCAACAGAATTTACTCTCGCCAAAATTTTTCATCGTCTTATCAGACGGGAATGATCAGGCTGTCCTGAATTCGCCCCGCCCCTATTCCCAGTTCAAGGTCGAGGACGTGATCTCAGGAATGAACAAAATCAACTGCAAGGCCATACTTAGAAGCTTCGGCCACGATCCGGACAGGGCCCCCCTCAAAACTATTGCGGATTCCACAGCCGGAATCTATCAGGAACAATGCAGTCCTCAGGAAATCGGAGATTTTCTCAGGCAGAATCTGGAGTTTTTTTATGCCCTGCGTTATCAGGATCCATATCAGAAACTCTCTTCAGGAAAAACGCGCAACATCTGCCTGTCCGGTAATTACAAGCAGAAATTCCAGATCAGCACATACAAGGATTTCCAGACCGACAGAGGTTTCCTGCAGCCGATTCCTGGCCGGAAAAGCGATGCCTTTTCGCTCTTCATCTCAAAAATTTCGACTGCGGATTTCCCGGAAACGATTATTTATTTCCAGGCATATTATCAGGGTCAGAATGTCCTGGACATGCAGAGCGGGGACTTTGAATTCTATCTGAAGACAGACGCTGACCTTTTCCGCTGGGAGAATCCTGAAATCCCGGTCAGTCTGGGAATATTCATTGATACCAGCGGCAGTCTCGCTAATGAAGAGCAACTGTCCAAAACTATCCTCAGCCAGGTCCAGTCTACAATTCAGTCCAATGTTTCCGCTGAAATTTTCACTCTCAGCGAAAGTTACCCGTTTTTCGAAAAAAATACCCAGGAAAAGCTTGAAGAGCGGTCATATTCCGGTCCGACTCCATTGTACGATGCCCTGTTCAACCTTTCCATGCATCTCAATGCAGATAACCAGCGCAGCCGTCTGCTCGTGATCACAGACGGCTGGGACGAATTCTACGAAGGAAGCCATAACCGATTCAGCAAAAAAAAGGCTGTCGAATTAATCAACCTGGGCTATTCCGCCTGTGTGAAATTTTACACCTGCCCGATCGGGAAAGACCCGAATCTCAGGACTTTAAGGCTGATCGCTGAAGGCACGAACGGGGATTTTTTCCCGCTCGGAACAGTACCTGTGGAAACCCTCTGCAAGCCGGAGATCTTCCGCTATTTTCTGAGATTCGAGAACCCTTTTTTTGCTACCGAAATACCTGCCTATGTCGATATTAAAATCAGGAATGTCTGCTTTAATTTCTATTTTCAGGGGGTTGAATGGCAGTTAACGCCTTTGCCATTGTCGGAGCAGGCTCGTTAG
- a CDS encoding DNA-directed RNA polymerase subunit omega yields the protein MFKIPFELQKKYPNKYFLTTAIFKRASVIQKVYNVPAQKAIDNAIKELLQEKILIKLLTPEEFKIKRSALMASRLQQS from the coding sequence ATGTTCAAGATTCCTTTTGAGTTGCAGAAGAAATATCCCAACAAATACTTCCTGACAACAGCCATCTTCAAGCGGGCATCAGTGATCCAGAAGGTTTACAATGTGCCGGCTCAGAAAGCCATCGACAACGCCATCAAGGAACTTCTCCAGGAAAAAATCCTGATCAAGCTTCTGACTCCCGAGGAATTCAAGATCAAGAGATCTGCGCTCATGGCATCCAGGCTCCAGCAGTCTTAG
- a CDS encoding rubrerythrin family protein: protein MGKLKGSKTEKNLLLSFAGESQARNRYTYFAGAARKEGYQQIAAIFEETAGQEKEHAKRFYSFLEGGEVEITACFPAGVIGTTLENLKAAAAGEHLEQTRIYPEFAKTARKEGFKDMGLLWDKISVAETQHEKRYRALAANLEKGRVFKKNQKVTWRCLNCGYLHEGKEAPEKCPACAHPQDYFELLGENW, encoded by the coding sequence ATGGGAAAACTGAAGGGATCAAAGACTGAAAAAAATCTGCTGTTATCCTTTGCCGGGGAATCGCAGGCCCGTAATCGCTATACCTACTTCGCAGGTGCGGCAAGGAAAGAGGGTTATCAGCAGATTGCAGCGATATTCGAGGAAACTGCCGGGCAGGAAAAAGAACATGCCAAGAGGTTTTACAGCTTTCTGGAAGGCGGAGAAGTGGAAATCACAGCCTGTTTTCCGGCAGGTGTGATCGGGACGACCCTGGAAAATCTGAAAGCAGCTGCAGCAGGTGAACATCTGGAACAGACCCGGATTTATCCGGAATTCGCTAAAACTGCCCGTAAAGAGGGATTCAAGGACATGGGGTTACTTTGGGACAAGATTTCCGTAGCCGAAACCCAGCATGAAAAACGCTACCGCGCTCTTGCTGCAAATCTTGAAAAAGGAAGGGTTTTCAAGAAAAACCAGAAAGTAACCTGGCGCTGCCTTAACTGCGGTTATCTCCACGAAGGAAAAGAGGCACCGGAAAAATGCCCCGCTTGCGCCCATCCGCAGGACTATTTCGAGTTGCTCGGTGAAAACTGGTAA
- a CDS encoding desulfoferrodoxin has protein sequence MAKILGIFKCEVCGNIVEVVHEGGGVLSCCGQPMKFFEEKTADSSKEKHVPVVEKTATGFRVVVGSTMHPMEEKHYIEWIELLADNVSYLKFLKPGDKPEAVFCTEAKTATVREFCNVHGLWRNA, from the coding sequence ATGGCAAAGATACTGGGTATTTTCAAATGCGAAGTATGCGGCAACATTGTGGAAGTGGTTCATGAAGGCGGAGGAGTGCTTTCATGCTGCGGACAGCCCATGAAATTTTTTGAGGAAAAGACTGCTGACTCCAGCAAGGAAAAGCATGTACCGGTAGTGGAGAAGACTGCCACTGGTTTCAGAGTGGTGGTCGGCAGCACAATGCATCCGATGGAGGAAAAGCATTATATCGAGTGGATAGAGCTGCTCGCAGACAATGTTTCCTACCTGAAATTTCTCAAGCCAGGCGACAAGCCTGAAGCAGTTTTCTGCACAGAAGCAAAGACAGCGACTGTCAGGGAATTTTGCAACGTACATGGACTATGGAGAAATGCTTGA
- a CDS encoding FprA family A-type flavoprotein, with protein sequence MNGAYSAIRVTERVYWVGARDWAVRNFHGYETDRGTTYNAYLVMGDKPILIDTVKAQFFPEMMARITSVTDPGNIRYIISNHAEMDHSGALPQTIAAVKPEAVYASALGVKALSEHFHLKEEIRAVRNGEKLCLGNQEFSFLETRMLHWPDSMVSYLSGDGILFSQDGFGMHLCSTELYADELPKDILYHEASKYFANILMPYSGLVKKLVSDLPNLGLHISMLAPDHGPVWRRLEDISYIIGLWGNWSLQKPSRKAVIFYDTMWGSTASMASAISEGLIEGGCSVKLMPLQSCHRSSVAAELLEAGALLAGSPTINNGIFPSVADVMTYLKGLKPQNKVGTSFGSYGWGGEAAGQLSEFLKCMNLEQAGEPLKVKYVPDQTALRLCRELGSKIALALQKKCSP encoded by the coding sequence ATGAACGGCGCATATTCGGCAATCAGAGTCACTGAACGTGTCTACTGGGTTGGAGCCAGGGACTGGGCGGTGAGGAATTTCCACGGTTACGAAACAGACCGCGGCACTACCTATAATGCTTACCTTGTGATGGGTGACAAGCCTATCCTGATCGATACTGTCAAAGCTCAGTTTTTCCCTGAGATGATGGCCAGAATCACATCTGTTACCGACCCGGGGAACATCAGGTATATAATCAGCAATCATGCGGAAATGGATCATTCGGGAGCCCTGCCCCAGACCATCGCGGCAGTCAAACCTGAAGCTGTCTATGCTTCAGCGCTGGGAGTCAAAGCGCTTTCAGAACATTTTCACCTCAAAGAAGAGATCAGGGCAGTCCGAAACGGCGAAAAACTCTGCCTTGGCAATCAGGAGTTCTCATTTCTGGAGACCAGGATGCTGCACTGGCCGGACAGCATGGTCAGTTACCTCAGCGGAGATGGGATTCTCTTTTCGCAGGATGGCTTTGGAATGCATCTTTGCTCCACAGAACTTTATGCCGACGAACTCCCGAAAGACATTCTCTACCATGAAGCTTCCAAATACTTTGCCAACATCCTGATGCCTTATTCAGGACTGGTGAAAAAGCTTGTGTCTGATCTGCCTAATCTTGGTTTGCATATCAGTATGCTTGCGCCTGACCACGGGCCTGTCTGGAGGAGGCTCGAGGACATTTCATACATCATCGGACTCTGGGGAAACTGGTCTTTGCAGAAGCCGAGCAGAAAAGCAGTGATCTTCTATGACACGATGTGGGGAAGTACTGCTTCCATGGCTTCAGCCATTTCTGAAGGCCTGATCGAAGGTGGCTGTTCGGTAAAGCTGATGCCTCTTCAGAGTTGTCACCGCAGCAGTGTAGCTGCAGAACTGCTGGAAGCCGGAGCTCTGCTGGCAGGATCTCCCACTATCAACAACGGTATTTTCCCTTCAGTGGCCGATGTGATGACTTACTTAAAGGGTTTGAAGCCGCAGAACAAAGTCGGCACAAGTTTCGGGTCCTACGGATGGGGAGGGGAAGCAGCAGGACAGCTCTCTGAATTTCTGAAATGCATGAATCTTGAACAGGCAGGGGAACCCTTGAAAGTGAAGTATGTCCCGGATCAGACTGCACTCCGCCTTTGCCGCGAACTGGGTTCCAAAATCGCTCTGGCGCTCCAGAAAAAATGTTCCCCCTGA
- a CDS encoding rubredoxin yields the protein MSNVDGNAFRSISYGLYVINSLCGEKINGQIANVLNQVTNEPQRIVTALNKKNLTHEYVMQSGLLGISVLEQDTPMKFIGSFGFKSGREIDKFAGIRFIRNLTGVPLVTDYSLAWFEAQVIKTVDVGTHTLFVADILACAEVKKGIPMTYAYYHQVKNGRSPENAPTFVAPAGGKSEIRNQVENTEKKLEPIPEVKIENNQKGDAKMKKYVCQVCGYVYDPAAGDPENGVKAGTAFENVPETWVCPVCGVGKNEFAAE from the coding sequence ATGTCGAATGTTGACGGCAATGCTTTTCGTTCAATATCTTACGGGCTCTATGTAATAAATTCACTCTGCGGTGAAAAAATCAATGGTCAGATCGCCAATGTACTGAACCAGGTCACGAATGAACCGCAGCGGATCGTCACAGCACTTAATAAGAAGAACCTCACTCATGAATATGTAATGCAGAGCGGTTTGCTGGGAATCTCTGTGCTTGAGCAGGACACACCCATGAAATTCATCGGCAGTTTCGGCTTCAAATCCGGCCGGGAGATTGATAAATTCGCGGGGATCAGATTTATCCGCAACCTCACCGGAGTTCCGCTGGTCACCGATTACAGCCTGGCCTGGTTTGAGGCGCAGGTGATCAAAACTGTGGATGTGGGGACTCATACCCTTTTCGTGGCTGATATACTTGCTTGTGCTGAAGTAAAGAAAGGCATACCAATGACCTATGCCTATTATCACCAGGTGAAAAATGGCAGATCGCCTGAAAATGCACCGACATTTGTGGCTCCAGCCGGAGGAAAGTCTGAGATCAGGAATCAGGTAGAAAATACCGAAAAAAAACTTGAACCAATCCCAGAAGTAAAAATCGAGAATAATCAGAAAGGGGATGCGAAGATGAAAAAGTATGTCTGCCAGGTTTGCGGTTATGTTTACGACCCTGCTGCTGGGGATCCTGAGAATGGAGTGAAGGCCGGAACTGCCTTTGAAAATGTCCCTGAGACATGGGTCTGCCCAGTCTGCGGGGTAGGGAAAAACGAGTTTGCTGCAGAGTAA
- a CDS encoding carboxymuconolactone decarboxylase family protein, with protein MKKNKATDFNKERERLNEIVMKYANTGIKRFYNLDWNAYQAGALDCKTKELLGLTASLVLRCDDCISYHMIQCHKSGISSEEIVEALNIGLIVGGSITIPHLRRALDLWDKIV; from the coding sequence ATGAAAAAAAACAAGGCAACAGATTTCAACAAGGAACGCGAGAGGCTGAATGAAATAGTGATGAAATATGCCAATACAGGCATTAAACGCTTTTACAACCTGGACTGGAATGCCTATCAGGCCGGCGCACTTGACTGTAAAACCAAAGAACTGCTGGGTCTGACTGCATCACTTGTTCTGCGCTGCGACGATTGCATCAGCTATCACATGATTCAGTGTCACAAGAGCGGAATCAGCAGTGAGGAAATAGTGGAAGCTCTGAATATCGGATTGATTGTCGGAGGTTCAATTACAATCCCCCATCTCAGACGTGCACTTGATCTATGGGATAAGATTGTTTAA
- a CDS encoding protein kinase: MHQRKRLILSVYCLLLFFLAQGFLTPGEIKRARTFFENGIARLNETKYSEAIGEFQESLKINPDQSDAHFFLGNALKISGNAEGGIKEWHEAIRLNNRWLEPRLAIAATLRELHRPAESIDELTKITLIFPEKIDIFREIGDVHFETGDYALALNAYGKVLNSHPEDLETLHRVLECYRKTGEHDLLLSTADRVLKIDNTDKSARAIIPLPVKPTLELSPVPIAPKQTRKVELEKLVEEPLVPVFVWKTLFLILIFSFLFYLFRRPLILAFLPTFEDYEAYLRMAGELFPAEPRVRLALEKVYIKRGDFHRLSELLTPLPDEEVPRQDLEKYAYYCEKAMLFDKAELVIERLTSSNAETGLLIRLAGLKVRLKKFDEAGDICYKILGKSKSEFHNLIGFLEEQQNIFETDFKFRELIGNVYFLGHEYQKAGIAFDYILDRDRENQQILVKAETCARASQNWKKAASYLTSLSALNPKNSEFYLDLAEVSFRAEKYRQAVEGLKYVLDHFGFLAQEVEKRHEQYFKEPEYRKVSLQLQELLAKSTKTGKTGKNQEQTLREMIAANPSNQDLRFKLADLLFSQQRNEDCLDALSAEELIGNRETIPRIRKLVELTVSERALLLLTRAMSEHSDLTTLISMWMKYLPAERKGCDYHQTLARLYELKGDLARSSHHLLQAYRIGGKPEAEAVHSSLKRLALAASSKNIIKYRFLNLSLELNKFQDYREGILPLLLNGPRLEKGLSLFLRGNKYCESDDAFCRNLAALVSSNPLNPILQAAYASLLSEKGDRKNARKALDKATQIWPESSCICRLKGDLLIREGMLEQGLILYDQALDAAPHNQDLRQAAGQLRERLLEKQIAEAKAILAGTALDFIPVIVFGNQVDAKPGKFYRELFPQREGKREFVQIQLGKKYLEKRMFDDCIKLVQPLTSDERPDYRLEIDLILCEAYFAKNYRDLALEKLREIEVLSAKSTPKDRVRTLYKKGVILERYNQLDEARKSFQEAALLDFSFRDVAKRVEQINRKLDINRTFIVRKDIAEILREKYPTLEKMGRGGLSEVYLASESVGGGQVALKVLLPEFINDEEIRSRFQREAEATLKLSHENIRKVLKVEASGLIYLVMEFVEGSTLKEEICSRDNLPEAEAVRIALGILAGLEYAHENGIMHRDVKPENIILGKGGAVKLLDFGLARFEEEISRTRIGVVMGTRSYMSPEQIRGESVDLRSDIYSFGCTLYEMVTGQPPFSSGDIAYQHLNLKPVSPKRLNPELTDKLEVVILKCLEKEKEKRFSTDREIIKELLSFSGK; this comes from the coding sequence ATGCATCAAAGAAAAAGGCTTATCCTGTCCGTTTATTGCCTGTTGCTCTTTTTTCTGGCGCAGGGTTTTCTAACGCCTGGTGAAATCAAGCGGGCCAGAACATTTTTCGAGAATGGCATTGCACGTCTTAATGAAACCAAGTATAGCGAAGCGATCGGAGAATTTCAGGAATCCCTGAAAATCAACCCTGATCAGAGCGACGCCCATTTTTTTCTTGGTAATGCCCTGAAAATATCCGGAAATGCAGAAGGCGGGATCAAGGAATGGCACGAAGCTATCCGCCTTAACAACCGCTGGCTGGAACCGCGTCTTGCGATCGCTGCGACCCTGCGTGAATTGCACCGGCCGGCCGAATCCATTGATGAACTTACAAAAATCACACTGATTTTCCCGGAAAAAATAGATATTTTCAGAGAAATCGGAGATGTTCATTTCGAGACCGGCGATTATGCCCTGGCTTTGAACGCTTATGGCAAAGTACTGAACAGCCATCCTGAAGATCTTGAAACGCTGCATAGAGTGCTTGAATGCTATCGTAAGACCGGTGAGCATGACCTGCTGCTCAGTACTGCGGATAGAGTGCTGAAAATCGACAATACAGACAAATCAGCCCGCGCAATCATACCGCTGCCGGTCAAACCCACGCTTGAACTGAGCCCTGTCCCCATAGCACCCAAACAGACCAGGAAAGTGGAGCTGGAAAAGCTGGTGGAAGAACCGCTGGTGCCTGTCTTTGTCTGGAAAACTCTGTTTCTGATCCTGATCTTCTCTTTCCTGTTTTATCTATTCCGAAGGCCACTGATACTTGCATTTCTCCCGACTTTTGAAGATTACGAAGCTTATCTCAGAATGGCCGGAGAGCTGTTCCCAGCCGAACCCAGGGTGCGGCTGGCACTGGAAAAAGTTTACATCAAAAGAGGAGATTTCCACCGGTTGTCTGAACTGCTGACCCCGTTGCCTGATGAGGAAGTGCCGAGGCAGGATCTGGAAAAATACGCCTATTACTGCGAAAAAGCCATGCTGTTTGACAAGGCTGAATTGGTGATCGAGAGACTGACTTCCTCAAATGCCGAAACCGGGCTCCTGATCCGACTGGCCGGACTGAAGGTAAGACTGAAAAAATTCGATGAAGCCGGTGACATATGTTACAAAATACTGGGGAAATCCAAGAGCGAGTTCCATAATTTGATCGGATTCCTGGAAGAACAGCAGAATATTTTCGAGACTGACTTCAAATTCAGGGAATTGATCGGGAATGTTTATTTTCTGGGTCACGAGTATCAGAAGGCAGGAATAGCTTTTGACTACATTCTGGACAGAGACAGAGAAAACCAGCAGATCTTGGTAAAAGCCGAAACCTGTGCCAGGGCTTCGCAGAACTGGAAAAAAGCTGCAAGCTACTTGACAAGTCTGTCGGCCTTGAATCCGAAGAATTCTGAATTTTACTTAGACCTTGCTGAAGTCAGCTTCAGGGCGGAGAAATACAGGCAGGCAGTGGAAGGTCTGAAATATGTCCTCGATCATTTTGGTTTCCTTGCCCAGGAAGTGGAAAAGAGGCACGAACAGTATTTCAAGGAACCTGAATACCGCAAAGTTTCTTTGCAGCTGCAGGAACTTCTGGCGAAATCCACCAAGACAGGGAAAACCGGAAAAAATCAGGAACAGACATTACGCGAAATGATCGCTGCCAACCCGTCAAATCAGGATCTTCGATTCAAGCTGGCAGATCTTCTGTTTTCTCAACAGCGTAACGAAGATTGCCTGGACGCGCTGAGCGCTGAAGAACTGATCGGAAATCGCGAAACGATTCCAAGGATCAGAAAACTGGTGGAACTGACAGTAAGCGAGCGCGCTCTCCTGTTACTGACCAGGGCGATGTCTGAACACTCTGATCTGACAACCCTGATCAGCATGTGGATGAAGTACCTTCCAGCTGAGCGGAAGGGATGTGATTATCATCAGACACTTGCCAGACTCTATGAATTGAAAGGGGATCTGGCCAGATCCTCACACCATCTGCTCCAGGCCTACCGGATAGGAGGAAAGCCTGAAGCGGAAGCCGTGCATTCTTCGCTCAAGCGTCTCGCCCTCGCGGCTTCCAGTAAAAACATCATCAAATACAGATTCCTGAATCTGTCACTCGAACTTAACAAATTTCAGGATTACCGTGAAGGAATTCTACCGCTCCTGCTGAATGGACCCAGGCTTGAAAAGGGCCTTTCACTGTTTCTAAGGGGGAATAAATACTGTGAAAGCGATGATGCCTTCTGCAGAAATTTGGCAGCACTCGTTTCCTCCAATCCTCTGAATCCGATTCTCCAGGCAGCTTATGCATCGCTATTGTCAGAGAAGGGAGACCGGAAAAACGCCAGAAAAGCTCTGGATAAGGCAACCCAGATTTGGCCTGAGTCTTCATGCATCTGCAGGCTCAAGGGGGATCTGCTGATCCGGGAAGGCATGCTGGAACAAGGGCTGATACTATATGACCAGGCTCTGGATGCTGCACCCCATAACCAGGACCTGAGGCAGGCAGCCGGACAGCTCAGAGAGAGATTGCTGGAGAAGCAGATTGCCGAAGCCAAGGCCATTCTGGCCGGGACCGCGCTGGATTTCATCCCTGTCATCGTCTTCGGCAATCAGGTGGATGCCAAACCAGGCAAGTTCTACCGCGAACTTTTCCCTCAGCGGGAAGGGAAGCGGGAATTCGTGCAGATCCAGCTCGGCAAAAAATACCTTGAAAAACGCATGTTTGATGATTGCATCAAATTGGTACAGCCTCTTACTTCTGACGAGAGACCTGACTACCGTCTGGAGATAGACCTGATTCTCTGCGAAGCTTATTTTGCAAAGAATTACCGGGACCTGGCCCTGGAAAAACTCAGGGAAATCGAAGTTCTTTCTGCAAAATCAACTCCCAAGGACAGGGTAAGGACTCTTTATAAAAAGGGAGTGATCCTGGAACGCTACAACCAGCTCGATGAAGCCAGGAAAAGTTTCCAGGAAGCCGCCCTGCTGGATTTCAGCTTCAGGGACGTGGCGAAGCGGGTCGAACAGATCAATCGTAAGCTTGACATTAACAGGACATTCATAGTCCGGAAGGACATCGCAGAAATCCTGAGGGAAAAATACCCGACCCTTGAAAAAATGGGAAGGGGTGGATTGAGTGAAGTCTATCTGGCATCGGAAAGCGTTGGAGGCGGTCAGGTAGCTCTGAAAGTTCTGCTGCCGGAATTCATCAATGACGAAGAAATCAGATCCAGATTCCAGAGAGAAGCTGAAGCTACATTAAAACTTTCTCATGAAAACATCCGGAAGGTTCTGAAAGTCGAAGCGAGCGGGCTGATCTATCTTGTGATGGAATTCGTGGAAGGTTCGACTCTTAAAGAGGAAATCTGCTCCAGGGATAATCTGCCGGAAGCTGAAGCTGTCAGGATCGCGCTGGGGATACTTGCAGGGCTTGAATATGCCCATGAAAACGGGATTATGCACCGTGACGTCAAGCCTGAAAACATCATTCTGGGAAAAGGTGGTGCAGTCAAGCTGCTGGATTTCGGCCTGGCCAGATTCGAAGAGGAGATCAGTCGGACCCGGATCGGAGTGGTGATGGGAACCAGGTCCTATATGTCCCCTGAGCAGATCAGAGGAGAATCAGTGGACCTAAGGTCCGATATTTATTCATTCGGATGCACCCTCTACGAGATGGTTACCGGGCAACCCCCATTTTCCTCGGGTGACATCGCTTATCAGCATCTCAATCTCAAGCCTGTCTCTCCCAAGCGTTTGAACCCGGAGTTGACGGATAAACTGGAGGTTGTGATTCTCAAGTGTCTGGAAAAGGAAAAGGAAAAACGATTTTCAACCGATAGGGAAATTATCAAAGAGCTTTTAAGCTTCTCCGGGAAATAA